Below is a genomic region from Eupeodes corollae chromosome 1, idEupCoro1.1, whole genome shotgun sequence.
aaatcgttagttggattttattccaatttgcttggtatcacgttacaatatattatataaaatttaattcaagtttttagctttattggttcgtgagatatttactAAAATGTAAACCttagcagttaaaaaaatcacccacgcaatttttatctgtatagcaaaatttatttaaagtcgatatgtcttctggttcttgagctatggacgacgaaaaaacgtcgtgtACGCATagacatctatctaaaaatctttatatcgactctagggaccttaaaacgtcgagaaatgtaaaaattttcaatttgacaaatcggacccattgcaataacttcctatgtgaagcTTAATAGTTTAAACCTACAGTAACTGGTCGAATGCATTGAGTTAAGAAACGTTTTCGGAAATTTAAGGCATGTTTACAAGAATTATATAGGCTAAACAATCCAACCATTTAATATTTGgtgaatttgatttgaaaaatgtagTCGAAGGATTTCTTGTAATATTTGACTTATTGCAATGAAGTGATGTACATCTTTCTATTCCCTTGTGTTCAGGGCCGACAAAGCATACGTGCAAGATGTGCAAATGCAAAGGGCGCAAAATTCTGGGGGCGCATTACCAAGAGCAGGAAAATGTTATCTGATCGTGCGCAAACAAATATGTACTACTATTTGCCACTTTTTAAaccacaaacatttttaaaataatctcaAGAAAACTTTCATCACAACTGCCCTAAGTTATCTGCACTAACGGATATCACTTTCATTCTTGCATTCAATGAACATTTAAGCAAAGATGTGCAGAACTAAAAATTCTACCTAATTTCCAAATATTTCACCCTGTTCGTACAAgagcaaaaaagaagaaatctcAAAACACAAAAGTACCATGTCACCTCATAAACGCATTGAAAGCCTACCTCCTGGGTAATGGGAAAGACATATGCTTGTGTAACAGTTTatgtgtgaaaatataaaaaagaggtgCTTTCTACAAATCTTGCGCAGGACGCAAGTTTGGCTGGGACCGGCCCTGCAGACTGATTGTAGATCAACATGATGAGGGAGTTACGTCTCAAGACCTCAACTCCCGCTCAACTCCTAGCTTTGGTCGACAAATGATTATAGAATCTGGTGATTCTGGATATTGTTAGTGCTGATTTGGAAAGATACTGATTGAAATTTCTTTGGTCTAGGTTAGTATCATAAGAAATGGCAAGCTGATTTCATTCCTTGAAAAAAGAGGCATTAGATTGAAGTAGCGTTACCATAAAGGATTTGTGAAGACTTCTTTCATCTATTTTCATCGCTCTTATTATGTGGATGTAGTTAAATTTGAGATTGTGAGTATATATTGGCGTTATGCCAGACAAAAAAtctccttatttatttattttattaattaattattaattactgATATGTATTTTAGATTTTCTCATTCTTGCTAGTAATTATAAATTCTGTACTCTCATTGCAAAAATATTCTcccgaaaataaatattattttttaaggttatttagAATTTGACACTCTCTTTGCCAAGTCTACAAATTTCGTGATTATTTCAATTCGTTGGGCTTTCATTTTTTCGAGACTAGTCAATAAATTGAAAAGTGgttgcacaaaatttacattagtTCCACAAAATCTAGGCTCATGGTTTTTCCTTGGTTTAAGTCTTTTGCTGATCAAATTAAACTATATTTACCAAGAAAACAAAACAGAGTTGATCTGTGGCACAGCACACTTAACgtgtttttattggtttttgtgTACTTTATAATTGTTAATACATTAGGCTTTTGTattcttatatataaaataaaataatttctaatgTTTCTTGGGATTCAACAAGTGACTATGtcgaaaaatagtttttcagaaTTCTGTATGAACGAATTTCTGTATGATACTGTTAAGTCATAAtcctgaatatttttgttttgtatttcaaaacactgtaaatttaaaatactgtatacCTAAATTCTGTATGAACAAGACCATGTACATAAATCTCAACACTGTTTTTCGGAATTTCTTGATAGTTCAACCAACCAACACTTGatttaatgtattatttttttgaaaaccagaaCAAATGGTGCATCAAAATTAACTAATAAAGATGATACATAATGTAAAACATAAAATGCTTATGCAACTAATGtaatataaatttacaaaaacactatctaaagaaaagatacaaaattaaaatttgttcatgAAAAGCGTCACTTATAActtgaaaactaaaaacttttttggaaCACACGAAATGTtcgtttattaaataaaagtatacatgtttttgttttcgttatgTTTAACTTTCATTATTTGCTTTGTCTTTATAAATCTTCGTCAAAATTCGGTTTTCGATTtgcaaaatgtttgtatttctaTGTATTTTCTTAAGTGAATTCTGTCACTTTCTTAAAGTTATAAGTAGTTGggatctcttttttttaaatcgaaaaggagcatattcattaaaattagtAGTATTTTGGAATATTGCCATTATACACATAGGTaggtttatgtattttaaaaaaatcttaaaactgaGCCTACAAGTTTAAATAATTCACCATATGAGTAAATCTAACGTTGTTTCATGTTAAGATCCCaaatttttaactgaaaaataatttaaacacgaaaataaaataataaaaaattgtagtGCAAAAGAATACCTTTAAGGTCGGTGCAGGAAAAGTCGTACCAAACGTCTCTCACTTAACAAATATTGGATATTAACTTGTTCCCTTTCGCATTGTTTTTCAGCAATGAAACAAAAGTAAACACCCATTGCAAGGGATCCACAGTAGACAACTTCTTTTCCGGCTATTTTTTCTCTCCTTTACACCTATCCTTTGTGCATTGGACTCGTCATTTCAGTCGGATTCATAAGATACCGCCGGATGGCCCGGTTTTTTTGAATTGTACCTTGATctggtttttgtttgtaaattcgttaattattttttagtataaaagGCTTTATCGACCATCAGGTTGACATCATTCAGTTCTCCACCTTCAAACCATTGAAGTCCTCAAactagaaacaaacaaaaaacataaaaatggcATTTAAGGTAAAGGAAGAAGCTTAAATAtagaataaaaatatacttaatcattaatattaatttattgcagTTTATCGTTGCCCTTGCCTTTGTTGCCGTTGCCAGTGCCGGACTTGTTCCAGCTACCCAATTATACCATGCTGCCCAACCAGTTCTGGCCAAGTCTGAGGACGCCAATGACCCCCACCCACAGTACCAGTTTTCTTATTCCGTCAACGATGCTCTGACCGGTGACGTTAAGAGTCAAACTGAGACTCGTGATGGGGACCTCGTCCAAGGGGAGTACTCATTGAATGATGCTGATGGCTACAAGCGTACTGTCCAATACTCTTCCGATGCTGTCAATGGATTCAACGCTATTGTAAACCGTGAACCTCTCGGACAAATTGTCAAGGCTGCTCCTGTTGCTGCTGCTCCAGTTTCCTATGCTGCACCAACTTTAGTTAAATCAGCACCTTTGGCTTACGCTGCTGCACCTGCACTCATCAAATCTGCACCTTTGGCTTATGCTGCTGCACCAACTTTGGTTCGATCAGCTCCTCTTGGTTATTCTGCTCCAGCAACATACACTCAGGCGTACACCCATGCTGCAGCACCAACTTTGATCAGATCCTCACCAATTGCCTACTCCCATGGACCAGCAGTTTACACCACCCAGAGTCTGGTAAAATCAAGCCCAATTGCCTATGCAGCAGCACCAGCATACGCTACTGGCCCAGTTTATGCTTACCATCATTAAGTTAGTGTTGAGCCCTTTTCCTATTGTTGTATATGATCTAACGCTGTGTTTAATATTGAGTTTgcatatattattgttttttctcacgaaaaataaataaatctgtaaaaacgaaaattttatttgtattacgGTTTTCAAGATTCAAgatgaagttaataatattcTAAAAGAGCTTTTGggataacttaaaaataaatatttatataaaatatttaacctCATTTTCTAAGGAACTGTGCCAAATTATGTTCTTTACATAAAAGACTCCGAAGGCTGCAAatacgaaagtggaaacatcatagtggaaccgcaggtAATGATGAGGAAATGAGAGGACCACTTttgtagactgtataacggcgatgacgaaccgctTCAGACAGGATGATCAGGTTGATGATCAACGAAAGTCAACAatcccgacttagacaaagtgAAGATAACCaatctaacaaagccgctggagcagaggCCTTGAATGCTAAGcccttcaaagcagctggagatattTTGGTTGTATGCACACAACTTATCTCTAAGATATAGTTGGAAGAAAATATGCCCAATGGAACTTTAATACTGTTTACCCTCTACTGGAAAAAGGGGGCCTTCTATACACCAGGTACAGAGGCAGCAATCTGCTCAACATCCCTTACAAAATCATCTCTGCCTTTATATGTGAACGCCTAAAGTCCATCTTCAATATCCTGgcaggtccttatcagtgtccCCAGATCCTGgtaaaacccaaaaaaagatgagctgtatagagtcacgtctagttttggaattctcgctgctccataaaggttcgaaacaacttaacagaacctttcgagaTCAAAAAAGacttaagacaaggtgatgcacacTGCACAGTCATGCGATttccttaactttttttttttaagaatagtgCAAGTCAAAACTCTTTTCAATCACTAGCatatactgatgacattgacataatcggaagaacaaAGCGTGATGTCCATAGAGCTTGTATGAGttgagtattaaggcagagaCGGAAatatgggtttaacggttaatgaaggcaaggacatcaagaaaggacttggtcaaaacgtcaccatcgacaggcgTAACTTTGAGGAAAATAAGAACTTCGTCTACCAAGTCTCTGTcatgaacacaaaaaaaaacacaccagcgctgagatcaaacgaagtattactcttgctaaccactgtttccaCTGTAACTGAGGGCTAAGAAAGCAAAGTAGTGAAGCCTTCTCTCGAGCGACTAAAAGTGTCTTTATAACACCCTCATCATCCCTGTCCTGATATACGGTGCAAAACAtatagactatgacaaaaactgatgaaagcaccttgggtcgattcgagagaaaagttcttggcGTTATCTACGGGCCCGCAAACATAGAAGGTATGAGTGGAGGATATCCATGAATCACCCATCTTAtaatcgttggactttaattcttttgACCAGATTAGTGGAACTATACAGCCCGTGCAGTCCATCGTTGTATACTATCTTCCACTCTTCAGCTATGCAGACATGACCAAAAATCCGTCGAAGGCTTTTAGTTGACAGTGGTGAACTTTTCTGTTTAAAGCCACACGTACACagacttatcaggttgttgactaaCGGCTACAAACGTTTATATATGTTCATATATAATACAGCAGAAATGGTCTCATAAGCGATATTTAGGCGACTGGTGGATATTGCTTTTCAGAGggtttaatttcttaaatttgggAAAATTATGCTGAAATTAAACTGCTTTCTTTTGActaaattttgcagatgaattCGTGCAGGATCCTTGCCAAGTTGTCGCAGTTATATAGTTTGGAGAATGTAACTTTCCACATCATTTTTAAAGGCTTCGGTTCGCGGTTAGTATTCATGGGATGCTTTTTATCTACATTTAGGCAACATTTAGAAACCTTATCCCTGTAGTGACATATCTTCTGGATCGCAAGCTTTTCATGCACACTTTTTCCGTCCGAGAAGTCTGTATTCCTTTTTCATCTAATGCTTTTAGAGCTCTTTAACAACTCTACTCCTTGTGTGTATCGTAGTTTCATATATTGTTTAAACGCGTGAGGTCATGTGAAACTGAGCGTTTAGGAGGCGATTTCGGTAAGATAATGTGGCCCTTGTTATTAAGTACTTGATGAACGTAGTATACTATAGGAAGTTGTTAGAGACTTTGTTTGGAAAGGAAATGGCAATTTTTAACGCTTGTAGCAGTCGAAAGTCGAATATTTTCACTgtatttccttgttttggcttgaatCAGGAATCCCATAGCAGCATTTTGACTAAACCGAAGTGCAAGAGAAGGCAGACAAGTTTCTATTTTATCAACAGGGAACATAACttgacttaaaaaatatgttttgttaccgtattatatttttttttagttttcattttcactcTGGCAAATAATGACAGACGATACTTATTTAGCTATTTTGCAAACCCTATcattttgacgatatcactttgacgattatcgccTAACGTGAAGTGAGGCTATCATCGAAACGCAATCGTCTGAcgatacaaataaatttgtcgGATAATACAATGTACTAAGTAataaaaatcacacaaaaaataactgaatatttaAGTAACTTGAAGAAATCTGctccttttaaaaatgttaccgtGTGATTTAATTAAGTTTCAGATTCTTTACTtcaaatttcatcattaaacatGATATATGAAGTGCAATGAATAAATGATAACGAATGTATGAAATGTGGGTGAATACCTCACCCATTTAGTgcagaattttgtataaaacttataaatatcATTTCTACAAAACTTTGAGGTGGTCAGTTTAAATCACACCTTATATAAAAAGTGGGTGGATAACACACCCACCaccatagaaaaataaattatatgtcGCAGCAATCCCTTGAGAACGAGGGTCTAAGgactttcaactctcaaccattcctaacggctccaaacggctaatttgagaaaaactattttcatgacaagatttactgtcgaagaatttttcaattcctcgaaagaggaaGTACCCGTGAAATAAAAACGTTTGATAGCTAGGGTTGAACCCAAGGCCTTTGGCATGATAGTACTCCGCACGCCGCCGCCGTCATCACCCATCACCATATTCGCTGTTTTTTCTtcaatcatttttcatttccaaCAAGCCTTACTTTCTGAGAAATATCAAGGTCGGCCAGTCTAGTGAATTACGGATTTTGTTGTTATGGAAGTTCTATGCAGTTCATATTCGTGCAGTGGATTACAGCAATTACCTTATTAAATgttgcaaaatgaaaatttctaaCTTAATTGGTTCTAAAAATAGAGAACGGTCAGAAGCCCGCTGAGTTAAGATTGTAAAACGGGACTAGTATCGGAAGTACCGGGACCTTTGATATACTTCACAAGTATCTTTAATTCTATTTCCGTTAATATGGCATGCAAAATTCAAAACCTGCAAAGTTCCTACTATTAAAACATATTAGTTCAAGATCCACTCTCAAAGGTAATcaactttactttttcttcaattcgttcttttcttaaaaaacaaaaaaaactaaacaaattaatGTCGTGTGAACACCCCactgtttgtttaaaaataaatgagaaaTAAATGTCTTCGAAGCAAGCTCATTAAGGTTTATTTTTACCTCATTTATGTATTCTCTGACATTTATAACCTCATCTTATATCTGCAGCCAGACAACTTCCCAATTAAATTGAAGGTTGTTTTTTCTGTCTTATTTCAACCAAGGCCGTTTAAAACCTTATGACCCAGATTCTCTGAAAAGGGATACTTTGCAAaggtttaacaaaaaattcaaattatcatTCTTGCCCTTCTCCAGAATGAGAGTTGTATAGCTTCGCATGCCTTTCACTTATCACTTCCATCTTGAACATCAGTGCCTTAACATTTTACACATGGgttgcaaaattaaattcacgATAAAAGCTAAATAAAGCAACGCCACatgttaagagtttttttttcttctgaagaTAATTCGTTACAGtggtagtaaaaatttaaagcaTCAACTTGTTTTATAGTCCGAGCCGGTCCCAACAGTAGAAGGTATTGGCTTAATTGGTAATTAATTATGAGatcataaaaaatttaagagaaataataaatatttctccATCAAACTGTTGTATGCGatataatttgtattgattaCAAATTGTTCGAAACGCACGCGTTTTTCATATTATAGGGTAAAACCTTCAAAATTATGAATCACTTTCtaaaactaaaatccaaaagttGTGGTTTTCGATTTGTGAGGCGCTGTATACAACCccttttttcatacaaaaatatcattaaaattacCACTTCAAAGTATCGTGAGGGGAAGTGTACACAACACAAAAtgcacaaaatttgaaattatttacaaGAAATACTTACCAAGCACATCTTATGTTTGAAGTGATGGTTCTACTTGTTCTTGAGATTCTACAAAAATGAATaaggttgcgcaacagtccgttgagaattagggcctagtgacttccaactctcaaccatttctgtctGCGAGCAATGTTGTCAGGGagggaggggacctacagttggaagccgaatccaaacggctagtttgagaaaggaTTTGTCCTCGCAAGTGGAAGAAACCCGtgaaacttaagatggcacttGCAGGGATTAAAAAATTGGCATGACAGCCCTGGGCACTAGCCATGATTTcatcgaaaaacaaaaatatcttgaaggTACATACATATCAACACCACGCCAAGACATTTTCTAAAACCGATGAATTTAGTTTCAATATACCTTGAAACGTGccttacccgtggcatgatggttagtgcgttggactgttggttagatcagtatttatttttcgacagacatataaatgctgctctgaccagggccagaggagccttcgctctgacaaaacggctgtttttttaGAAGTCGGCTTgacagatggagaagttttgggtgttcgagcggcagtgtttacgacgctgtaccggcttatatcgaagagccgaatcttcttatgtgcattacttttccaacgaggtcctatacaacggggctcgaatcaacagaattgacaatttcgtgataaaactcgttcgaggtcacattgcaagagctatgtatgtcttcaaccaacaatttaattttcggggcgttctatccgaacgacgagtattttgaaagtgcacgcttgagcggcttcattccaagAGAGgctttcctctttttagacaaatgcgcaaatgcggtctgatatagGATAGATtcgcagttccgttaatctaccacgtcagacgaagaaccgtggataggcgactcccatacaatTGGGacatcatggcacaaggcggagcaaagctcattcggttcagtagggctgtgtccgaacgggaccgaactgatagggtgaagaaggagaaccagttttggtggcttcaatcggaaCTTggtagtgggtagtcgggatgggtttttaagccttggccggcttatatacttgttttatagttttagggtttagttttaagtagaatagacatggtggcacaaaaagaaatacaaaacagaaaaaaaatacaaaaaaataacaaaaacattaaaaaaaaaacatggaaaacaaaaacaaatttaaaaaaaagacaacaaaatatgaaaaacaaaaatgttagatatttagatttgctgctgtggttgttctagttttaagtagtttataggcaGAATAGTACGTTTAAGTTAGCtacaagttttatattaaggaccttattttaagtagtttttaagtaaaaataaaaaaggatcttgatattagttttttttcaaaattttctaataaatacaaaataaataaaattcaattgaagtaaaatagatcctAGGGCCGAAAGTcattagtattaagtattattatttaacttagagtgtccgaatgggaccattaagttagttgtaagttatggataactagGCTAGTTTATGAATtcttgtctagctttaagataggtttaagattaaattaataaaaattaataaaaaagaaaaaaaaattgcgttgCACTGTCatacaaggggtcttgggttcaatccctgcctgtgccatcttaattaaaaaaaaaaaaataataattttcgcgggtactgcctcttgcgaggaattgacaaatccttcaagagcaattcttgtcatgaaaaagtgctttctgaaattagccgttcggatttggcctaaaattgtaggtctcttccattcctgacaacgtACTAGGAATGGTtccgagttgtaagtcactaggccctttatttatttattttataccttGAAACGtatagaaatgttaaaattctaagggtgtaaaatattttgattcagtttgtttgaaaaataaagagactgggatgctaCCCTAACTTCCAATCGGTACTCATCTGTCGtgttttctaaaagtttaatataatattaataacaacattttgtgaaagcttaaaagttttgaattaaatatctttCATTTCATAtcagtttttggttgtttttgtaagtactttgtggaacaaattttcaattgtattaatctaaaaaactaacttaaagtTAACATCGAAATTTCGCATATAAAAAAAGTCgtattccaatttttgtttatggtCCTgggatttttaaaatcaaattttaccaatattAGTACCATTTTTCgaaagtttaaaattcttataaaaaaaaagaggttggatgcgacccacttccttaaaactttaacaaaatattcataacaatattttggtgTCAAAATTTTCTGTTCTCATTTTTGagtcaaacaaaattcttatcagtttttttgtatttttgttaaaaaagatgtcatttgaatttttctgcagaactaacttaaaattaacaacaacattttgcatatggtagtttgatttcaaagtttatttttgttaaggacATTTTAGTctcgaaaccaatttttaccaattttagtagcatctcttgaaacttcttatttcttttataaaaaaatacaaattttatttttttaggaaaatttggTACACAGAAtttaatcattttgaagtcaatgccttcatttattcaagagatatccagaatcgaatatcaatttttaccaattatgtgtactttttttgtaggttttaatttttatgaaaaaattcattgttgaatttgtatataatttaactgaatgttgacaacaatattttctattagatgaaatttgtttgaagccactatcttaaaatttggaaaagaaatatatatttgaattgaaaatcaatttttaccaagttttagtaaagtttttgtgtgtttttcctTTTGTAAAAGAACCTCACTTCGatcttttcttaaattgttcTAAACGTTGAAGTTTGTAACCATTTGAGTCgtgaatcaatttttaacaagttttagcatggtttttttgtaggtttttattttatgtaaaaaaactgttaattcgatttatCTTAAAGtcttaccaaatgtcaaaactgaTATTCTCTGttccattaaaaaattgtttgaagataaaatcatttttggttcgtaagatattcgagatcacaattattttttctttatttattttgataaaaaaaaacggttatttgttttttttttttaattgttttagttTGGTATCAagtcacaatatataatattaaatttaattcaagccacTAGTGTTAATAGTTCGAGAGGTTTCTTTGGtttcctttctgcatctttctgcattattatctttttaacaaaatgcctttgaaattgaagtcgatatctcaactggtttttaagatatgaatgaaaaaaaagcttCCGAACGTTTggacttcccataggaagttattgtaatgggcccgatttgtcaaattaaaaattttgatatttctcgacctttcaaagtccctagagacCATACCATAGCATTAAAAAAGGTgatcattttggttaaccctaaatttctcacgaaccaatatcgctagatacttgaattaaattatatattatatattgtaacgtgacacccaacaagtttatttttttgaaaaaatccaataaaccgttttttgtaaaaatcaaacaaaacacctcgaaaatttaacaaaaaacaaatgattttatctctaaaataattttgtgcaacgaaaaataaagtttttgacatctagtaaaatttaaaaattgacagttttttttataacaaataaaa
It encodes:
- the LOC129953649 gene encoding cuticle protein-like: MAFKFIVALAFVAVASAGLVPATQLYHAAQPVLAKSEDANDPHPQYQFSYSVNDALTGDVKSQTETRDGDLVQGEYSLNDADGYKRTVQYSSDAVNGFNAIVNREPLGQIVKAAPVAAAPVSYAAPTLVKSAPLAYAAAPALIKSAPLAYAAAPTLVRSAPLGYSAPATYTQAYTHAAAPTLIRSSPIAYSHGPAVYTTQSLVKSSPIAYAAAPAYATGPVYAYHH